The stretch of DNA ataataataaatgataatcaCAATTAATCACTTAATTAATGGAATGAAATTTTTAGTTAGCATATTTTGGTGCAGGTGCCAGTGTTAGAATTGGGGTTTGCGTTTGGAACGGTAGCGAGCAACTTCGGTGGAGTCTTGCTCTAGCTTCTCTCGATCTCACCCTTCTCAATCTGGCGCTTTCTCTCAGGTTCTCTCTATGCTTCAATCGTcctttgattttctttcttcaacCGTCGcctattatcatttttttttattctgattCTGATTATTTATATTCGATCGTATGCGTTTTTATCTTAATTTCGAATTCTAGGAGTGTGGATTGTTTTAGGGATCTGATGCGTTTCTCTCACTCTGATCTATTTTTCGATTTCTAGGCACTCAGTTTAAAGAGAGATTTCTAGGCTTGTGACTCGTGTTCTTATtccttttattaatatattttattttatttttttaggatCGGTGAGATTCTGCATGAATCTAATCCGAAAATGGAATTAGTTTGCCTAAGCTCGTTTTGGGTTTCCGATAATTGGTTAATTAGTTTGCTCCTCACTTTTGGTCACAAAATGAACTTGAAGTGAATTCGAACTGGGATAGATGTAGCTTCTGTGGTAACAAATGTGGATTTGTTAATGTGAAATGTGGCTCTATTATGTTTATAGGCGAAAGGAGAATTGTGTAAATTGGAGGAAATGTTTTTAACTTCGTTTCTGAAGTTCAGCTTCTTGCTGTACAAGTAATAGACTATTAGACTTTAAGAATTCACCAACTGGCGTTGTTCTTTCCAACCAGGCATTCTTAGGGTCTGATTCTTTTTCCTTCTCAAGCAAGATAGTGGTTTTTGAGCAGGAAACGTAAGATTAATATAATGGTATTTGTATATAGAATAGGTCATTAGGGATTGATTAACACTGGATAAGTTTTTATTGGATTATTTTCTCACAAATTCTATATTCGGATTAATAGTTTCTGTCATGTGTATCACACCCATAAAAAGTTGCAAATACCTTTGAAGATTAAGGGACTTATACTTCTCACATTAACAATCTTGTTTTTCAGTGACATGCAAGCCTGAATTGTATGAAACTTCATTTcgttattcaaatatattagaaTTACTTCCAAAATTGAGGGGGTTTGTCTTGTGTCCATTTGGGGGGGTTTGAGATTCATAAAAAGAGGGGACCCTTTTGCAGGTGCACAATGTGTGCCATTATTTGGTGCATAGGCCAGAGAGGACTGCCATAATTTTCAAAGATAGTTCTTTCAAACTACATTAGCTTTGGTGTAAAGTATTCTTCCTAGCTGCTTTATGGTGTTCAGCCTGTAGATATTCCATAGTGGTTTCTTTATCTGCTGAGAGAATGTTAAGCTTTTCTTTGTTAATTACCTTGCTCAAGTTGTTATAGGCTTGTTTTGCTTTCATTCTCTTTAATGAGGATATCTTATCCTCTCTTATGCATGTTCCTCTTGTCCTcagaaattttcttttttccacgTAAGATGTGGGATAGCTAGCCCCCTGGACACAGGTCAAGTGATTCGCATGGGTTGGTATTTTGCCtgttgtaataaaatataacgaTAGAAAATGGATTTATTGATTGATAAgagatttgatgaagttgtagaCAGGTTTTCCTTCTCTCTTCAAAGCAGGTTATATGTTAGCAAACTAACGTTTATATGAATTTCTGATTACTGCATATCGTAAATTCTGTCGGATCAATTGTCATAGCAGTTAATAACCGTTTCTTTGTATATGGGCAATTAATTGTTTCAGCAGGTTCCCCAAGTCCACTTTTGGTTTTTGATTCTTGAGGATGGTGCTCGTTTTAGCCCTGGGGGATTTGCACATACCCCACAGGGCACCTGATCTTCCTGCAAAGTTCAAATCCATGCTTGTCCCTGGCAAGATCCAACACATAATTTGTACTGGAAATTTATGTGTTAAAGTATGTCCATcttattgaaataattatttttggttcAGTTTTGATTGTTGCCATGCTTTGTTTGAATATAATCAATATCCTCTGCTTTATGGTTTTCAActtctttattataaatgaaCACATGACACAGGTTAGAAGGTCTGAAACTTTCATCTTCCCTTGTCTTTTGACAAATGAAATATTCTCTCTAAAATCTTGTAGTTGTTGAGTTCATTTGGAAAGGTTCACTCTCATTACAATATGTTTACAAGAACATTTAGCTGTGGAGcacatcaaattttgttttgtcagtgtttgtgttgtttattttatctttgtcaTTGTTCATGATTCATAGGTTGAAAATTGACTAGTGTTGAACAATTAGTAAATTGGGGGTAATCGTTGGTGCTTGTATGGAAGGTTGTAATGGTTCCTGTGGTCAGTGGCATTGTGTTGAGACCTGGTGGGATGCTCCCTGAGTTTTCCTGTATCATCCATTATTTGCTATTTCCAAAGGGCAAGTTGAAAGACTTTTCATCGTCTCCGCACACCCTGTTTTCTTGTATATATTATTGAACATTCTTTCAGTAGCCCAAAACATTTTTATGTGCTTATAAAACTGGTTATCAAGCCTGTTAAGATCAGTGAAACTGTGTTATTGATGACAACAGAATGGAGCAATAATGATTTATGTTGTTCAACTATACTACCACTGGTAGCAGGGGTACAGTACTGTCACATTCTTGTAGGACAACAGCTTCTGCACctaatgaaaataattcattagatttgttatgttttttctttatatactgcatattttattcacattaacttgatataaaattagatttttttttatggttgaaTGTATAAGCTAATTTTACTTCATTTCTGCTCAGGAAATTCATGACTACTTAAAGACTCTCTGTCCAGACTTGCATATAACCCGTGGTGAGTATGATGAAGAGACGAAATATCCAGAGACCAAAACACTAACCATTGGCCAATTTAAGCTCGGACTATGTCATGGTCATCAGGTCTGATTTTGACTCTTTTGCCCGGCTTTATCAAAAATGGACCTAAGAATATTGGTAGCATGTCATAAAGAAATTACCTTTTGATGTATCAATAGAAAATCGAATAGCTAAGATAACTTGTACCTTATTCCCCCCGTGATTAGATTTTTCTGAAACTGTTATTGCTTCTGTTTAGTAGAAACCTCAACCGTGCTATATaatgcatttatatatgataattatGAGTTTTTAATGATTGTAAAGGTTATTCCATGGGGAGACCTAGACTCACTGGCAATGCTACAGAGGCAGCTGGATGTAGACATCCTTGTCACAGGTCACACCCATCAATTTACAGCTTACAAACACGAGGGAGGTGTGGTTATAAATCCAGGTTCTGCAACAGGTGCCTACAGCAGTATCACTTATGACGTGAACCCAAGTTTTGTCCTTATGGATATCGATGGTCTGCGAGTTGTGGTTTATGTATATGAGCTTATCGATGGAGAGGTTAAGGTTGATAAGATTGATTTTAAGAAAACATCTACCAGCCACTCTGCCCATTAAACACTAGGATTTTGGACCTGGTCCCTTTTATCTTTCACTCATTTTGttgtttagtatttttttttactcgTTCAAACTTTTCAAGGGTGCACTGCTTTTagctttattttgttttttatgtacACTTGTATTTGGCCATGTCATAGGATTCTTAGGATTTGATTAATTTGTGATCTGTGCCAAACTTAATGACTGATTGATCAGTAACAGCTTTGTGTATTACTCCTCTTACCAGTTATTGGTTCAGTGCCAGAGATGTTGGTTTCGTTATTTCCCCTATGATTTTAGTCTCTAGATTTTAGAAAATTCGCAATATTAAtcagttttcaatttttgcttacatttatttcttctaattgctCAAACTATTCTTCATGATACTTTTAAATggatatattagttttttttattcaattaggtGAAAATAACGAAAACGTTTAAAGTTCCGGGttatatcaaaattacaaattttccGAAAGTTAAACTAATAATTTTCCAGAAATTAATACcgtgagaagaaaaagaagtcgAAATCAcggataagaaaaataaaagggagTGAATGATTATAATATAGTCAACAAAATCTCATTATAAGAAGGTATTATGgaagaaattaattaatgtgGCAATTGAGAATGAAATTTAGAGAGAGGCAGACagaaattaacataaaaagaaacataattataataatcaataatttaagagtttggaaacataaataagttttaaacaATAATGAAGTATGAAAAGTCTACCTtatattgaatttgttgcatGTCAACTTAGAGGTAAAACTTGAATACTTCACTTTTACGAtaacacatttttcttttcttttatcatgtTTGTTGCGTATCATCAAAAGACTTAAACTAGAGAGACTAAAATCTAGAAGGTAtacaaataaagtaaaaagataaaacaaggATCAAAACTACAATACTCCTTTGTCATGAATTAAACccatttaaaagataaagttaagaaaaataaaataaaataaaactattgaaaactaaaataactagTAGGAATAAATATGTGATTATAAAGCAACGGTTACAAGTTCCTAGGTATTGGCAAGCCCCTTGGCTTAAGTGAACATAAGAGAGAATACGTGCACAATTAGACATTGCTTGCAAATGGATCCTCAGGTGTGGCACAAAGTTGCAGCGATTTCAGGTTCAATTCCTTTCTCATCGTCTTCACTCTTTCATCACAATTCACATCATTTCTTCAGAAACTATAATTCACTGAAACTGAAACTTAAACAGGTGTTGCAGCACTTGGATTGGGAACCTATGGTGCTCACGTCTTCAAACCCCAAAACCCTGCTTACAAAGAAGTCTCTTTCTACTCTAAACTTTGCCCCAATTCATTTCCGTTTCTGTTACATCATAAAGCTTGGTTTTTTGTTCCTGTTTAAATTGGAATTTGTGTGTGAAGGTTTGGCACACAGCATCGCTTTACCATTTGGTTCACACCGCTGCCTTAGTTGCCGCCCCAATCACGAAACACCCCACTGTTGTAAGTTCTCATTCAGAAATTTTCCTACTTGCTCTTCTCTTATGAACCCCTTGAATGTTATTGCTATGATGAGTGTTTGCGAAATGAAAacgtcatttttttttcactcatcGTTTTCTTCTTTGCAGTTTGGAGGCCTTCTAACAACTGGGATCTTGGCCTTCTCTGGGACGTAAGTTTTATCTCaaactttattatttcaatGCGTATTTTGTATTTTACCAGGGATGTCTTTTCCAACTATTTGTGATTCTTATTTTGGGACTAGAGAATATTTTccaacttttattattatattttctttttgggaGGGGAGTAGATATGAGAAATTAAAGGTGGCCTTTGTGAAAGAGATTCTTAACATTTTAGGAACTTGGAGAGATAAAATTCAATCgaataaaagatatttgagtTTGCTTAAGCTTAAGAAAAGATGACCAAGATGTACATCTGGTCAGGAGTCAGGGCATTGTTGAAGCTTATATTTAAGCCACCAAAGTTTAAAAGCTGAGCCATTGCCACATTGATGTTGAAAACATAAGTGTTTATTTCATTACCTTGGCGGCACAATTAAAAGGCTCAGTAAGCATTGGATGAAGTAATAGTTGTGCACTATTAGTTGAAGGATTCCACCGTAGGGAAAAATTAAGCATGTCAGGTGGTGTTGAACCAAATTTATAAGTGAGATGTTGATTTCAACATGGTAAGGGAACTGCTgcataattttatgttaatcaAGTTTATTTAAACTGATGATGTAATCAGATATAATTTCTCTTACTGAATCAACGTTTGGTCCGAACTCTGAAAGTATAATCGCTAATTTTGGAGTGAGGGATGCCTAACAATGGATGGTTAACCCAGTGTTTCATAAAATGAGCAGGACACCGGTTATCTTTGTAGAATTATGCTCAAGTCGTATCATATTGTTGAAAATGCTGTGGGATGTGACTCACCTATGATACTTCAACAAAGTTAAATTGTCCACTTAGGTAGAAGGGTGATGTGAGTGTGTTCTAAGATTCTTAAGGTATGCCTTTTGAGTggggaaaagaaaaaggaaaaactaGCAATCTGGGTTTTTGCCTGCCAAATAGCAATCTGGATTTTTACATTCCCTTGTTTGAAGCAGTTATTTTCAGGCACATATCCAATAGCTGTTTTCTTACTTGATTGCTTGATATGCTAAGCAGGTTGGATGGTTTTTTAACTTGTTCATTCTTTAGCACA from Vigna unguiculata cultivar IT97K-499-35 chromosome 8, ASM411807v1, whole genome shotgun sequence encodes:
- the LOC114193603 gene encoding transmembrane protein 256 homolog; this encodes MDPQVWHKVAAISGVAALGLGTYGAHVFKPQNPAYKEVWHTASLYHLVHTAALVAAPITKHPTVFGGLLTTGILAFSGTCYTVALLEDRKYSTLAPFGGFAFIAAWGSLFF
- the LOC114195368 gene encoding vacuolar protein sorting-associated protein 29 — its product is MVLVLALGDLHIPHRAPDLPAKFKSMLVPGKIQHIICTGNLCVKEIHDYLKTLCPDLHITRGEYDEETKYPETKTLTIGQFKLGLCHGHQVIPWGDLDSLAMLQRQLDVDILVTGHTHQFTAYKHEGGVVINPGSATGAYSSITYDVNPSFVLMDIDGLRVVVYVYELIDGEVKVDKIDFKKTSTSHSAH